From the genome of Geminocystis herdmanii PCC 6308, one region includes:
- the ruvB gene encoding Holliday junction branch migration DNA helicase RuvB, with the protein MAIKRSNSNLPQQRKSETSDNKEKKKLLLPTEIVEDLGENEDKIRPHRFEDYIGQKDLKGVISIAIEAAKQRKEPLDHILLYGPPGLGKTTMSLILAQEMGVNCKITAAPALERPRDITGLLVSLQAGDILFIDEIHRLNRVTEELLYPAMEDSRLDVTIGKGQAAKIRSIPLSPFTLIGATTKIGSLTSPLRDRFGLIQRLKFYEIDELTEIILRSSAILKLDIDQGGAQEIARRSRGTPRISNRLLRRVRDYVQVKHQSSINEVLASEALDLHNVDRLGLDWTDRLVLTTMIEQFKGGPVGLEAIAAATGEDAKTIEEVYEPYLLQIGFINRTTRGRVVTDKAYHHLKINFGLSLDKLFEKGYTV; encoded by the coding sequence ATGGCAATAAAACGATCGAACTCGAATCTTCCACAACAAAGAAAAAGTGAAACCTCTGACAATAAAGAGAAAAAAAAATTATTGTTACCCACAGAAATAGTGGAAGATTTGGGAGAAAATGAAGATAAAATTCGCCCTCACCGTTTTGAAGATTATATTGGACAAAAAGACTTAAAAGGGGTGATTTCCATTGCCATTGAGGCAGCCAAACAAAGAAAAGAACCTTTGGATCATATACTATTATATGGACCTCCCGGATTAGGCAAAACTACCATGTCTTTAATTTTGGCTCAAGAAATGGGGGTAAATTGCAAGATTACTGCCGCTCCAGCCTTAGAGCGTCCGAGGGATATTACGGGGCTATTGGTGAGCCTTCAAGCAGGGGATATTTTGTTTATTGATGAGATTCATCGCCTAAATCGTGTTACAGAAGAATTGCTTTATCCTGCGATGGAAGATAGTCGTTTGGATGTAACCATCGGGAAAGGACAAGCAGCAAAAATCCGCAGTATTCCTTTATCTCCTTTTACTCTCATTGGTGCGACTACGAAAATCGGCTCGTTAACTTCTCCCCTGCGCGATCGATTTGGCTTAATTCAACGGTTAAAATTTTATGAGATAGACGAGTTAACAGAAATAATACTTCGATCGAGTGCTATTTTGAAGTTAGATATTGATCAAGGTGGTGCGCAGGAAATAGCTCGTAGGTCAAGGGGAACACCAAGGATTAGTAACCGTTTATTGCGAAGGGTAAGGGATTATGTACAAGTCAAACATCAGTCTTCCATTAATGAAGTGTTAGCCTCGGAAGCCTTAGATTTGCACAATGTCGATCGATTGGGGTTAGATTGGACAGATAGACTGGTATTAACCACCATGATAGAACAATTTAAAGGAGGTCCTGTGGGATTAGAGGCGATTGCCGCCGCTACCGGGGAAGATGCCAAAACCATCGAGGAGGTATATGAACCTTACCTTCTGCAAATCGGTTTTATTAATCGCACCACCAGGGGGAGAGTGGTGACAGACAAGGCTTATCACCATTTAAAAATTAATTTTGGACTTTCCCTTGACAAACTTTTTGAAAAAGGATATACTGTTTAA
- the dacB gene encoding D-alanyl-D-alanine carboxypeptidase/D-alanyl-D-alanine endopeptidase, translating into MKRHLFFLLSYIFLFLPLPISAQESVNIKEKKICASNLNQEIESIINQPSRQKETWGVVIENLKDNQVLYQVNENKFFIPASNIKLLTTASILWKLGADFSINTPVYIVRESTNTNVSQNSIDSLIIEGKGDPTFSQQQLNIIAEKLKEEGIKEVNNLVLMDGYLSQPTTNYTWEFEDIYFYFAVPVNSLILNNNTVNFTLNHGNINQQPSLQWSDELAGKQIRVENNVYTRDENTEFNITILPLLAHSSLRMTGDFPLNKQSNTWRLAIPNPAQYFQESLIKTLNNYDIKVKNSQIINYGEKLDKNKQFLLEIDSPPLSELIKTTNQDSNNLYAEVLLKYLADSSASEWENLAKITKELGISEDNYKIKDGSGLSRHNLITPVSLVTILKVMNNSQYKEIFYNSLAVAGENGTLKNRFVNTNIANNLSGKTGTLTGVASLSGYLKTPHYDNLAFTIIVNQSIANSTTLRNSIDQIVLLLGQVEKC; encoded by the coding sequence ATGAAACGTCATTTATTTTTTCTTTTAAGTTACATTTTTTTATTTCTACCCTTACCTATATCAGCCCAAGAATCTGTTAATATTAAGGAGAAAAAAATCTGTGCCAGTAATCTTAATCAAGAAATAGAATCGATTATTAATCAACCCTCACGACAAAAAGAAACTTGGGGAGTTGTTATCGAAAATCTTAAAGATAATCAAGTTTTATATCAAGTAAATGAGAATAAATTTTTTATTCCTGCATCGAATATTAAGTTATTAACTACAGCTTCTATTTTATGGAAATTAGGAGCAGATTTTAGCATTAATACTCCTGTTTATATTGTAAGAGAGTCCACGAATACTAATGTTAGTCAAAACTCGATCGATAGTTTAATTATAGAAGGAAAAGGAGATCCAACTTTTTCACAGCAACAGTTAAATATTATCGCTGAAAAACTAAAGGAAGAAGGAATAAAAGAAGTTAATAATCTAGTATTAATGGATGGCTATTTATCACAACCAACAACTAATTATACATGGGAATTTGAAGATATTTACTTTTATTTTGCCGTACCAGTTAACAGTTTAATTTTAAATAATAATACCGTGAATTTTACCTTAAATCATGGTAACATTAATCAGCAACCTTCTTTACAATGGTCAGATGAATTAGCAGGAAAACAAATAAGGGTTGAAAATAATGTCTATACTAGAGATGAAAATACCGAATTTAACATTACCATTTTGCCTTTATTGGCTCATTCCAGCTTAAGAATGACGGGAGATTTTCCTTTAAATAAACAATCAAATACTTGGCGATTAGCAATCCCAAATCCTGCCCAATATTTTCAAGAATCACTGATTAAAACCTTAAATAATTATGATATTAAAGTTAAAAATAGTCAAATTATTAACTATGGTGAAAAGTTAGATAAAAATAAACAATTTCTCTTAGAAATCGACTCTCCTCCTTTATCAGAATTGATTAAAACTACCAATCAAGATAGCAACAATTTATATGCAGAAGTCCTATTAAAATATTTAGCTGATTCATCGGCAAGTGAATGGGAAAATTTAGCTAAAATAACGAAAGAATTAGGTATATCAGAAGACAATTATAAAATAAAAGATGGTTCGGGTTTATCCCGACATAATCTCATTACTCCTGTAAGTTTAGTGACGATTTTAAAAGTAATGAATAATAGTCAATATAAAGAGATTTTTTATAATTCTCTTGCCGTAGCAGGAGAAAATGGTACATTAAAAAATCGATTTGTTAATACCAATATTGCTAATAATTTATCGGGCAAAACAGGTACATTAACAGGAGTAGCATCTTTATCCGGATACTTAAAAACACCCCATTATGATAATTTAGCTTTTACGATTATTGTTAATCAATCTATAGCCAATTCTACGACTTTAAGGAACTCGATCGATCAAATTGTTTTATTATTAGGACAAGTAGAAAAATGTTAA
- a CDS encoding response regulator transcription factor, whose product MKILLAEDDERLGKLIHDYLLPEAELVDVVNTGFEIAEKLTKESYDVLILDVMLPKKNGIDICRDLRRGGINIAILFITALSNQNDKIKAFESGADDYLIKPFDFQELLVRVKALLRRDNQIQSSHLKWNNLVMIPEEKQLFYCDNTIHLTPTEFKILQVFLSTPNRVFSSDSIIDRLWDIEATPTESTLRTHIKSLRKKLEEKGAEKDFIETVYGMGYRLKQIKEKLITKTENEFLLNEKKQKESKENELKSLMKKMWLDNQKSIAEDCQKLSDYIEGNNKELDIDQAIRIVHNFVGFLGSLGFDTASKISKEIENLLKNNRDNLQNQEIKSTIMKLLNDLETNLFPSGEIATSANQQNLTKHLFSQEKIEILVIDEDIKLSNNLILFMDNPQVNFNFVYTIESGLKYLKEKQYNLVILETEWKKNSSNQLIKILDYLKKKENKTKTIIYSKNDSLENRLYCSKYPISAFLNKNNSLEILWENIKTILSNNHHISETNYLYDILIIDDDVRFTEVLKQKLISNKLPINIQTISDSETFLEEITKIKPELIILDLQMPKLNGLDICKIIKKDPFLQSIPIIFLTGNLKPDIINQFVEAGADDFISKSKIDLELYPRIMTHLKRFNSAQ is encoded by the coding sequence ATGAAAATTCTTTTAGCGGAAGATGATGAACGTTTAGGAAAATTAATTCACGATTATTTATTACCTGAAGCAGAATTAGTTGATGTGGTTAATACTGGATTTGAGATAGCAGAAAAACTCACAAAAGAATCCTATGATGTTTTAATTTTAGATGTGATGTTACCCAAAAAAAATGGTATCGATATTTGTCGAGATTTACGGAGGGGGGGGATTAATATTGCTATTTTATTTATCACAGCATTAAGTAATCAAAATGATAAAATAAAAGCCTTTGAATCTGGTGCTGATGATTATTTAATTAAACCTTTTGATTTTCAAGAATTATTAGTAAGGGTAAAAGCATTATTAAGACGAGATAATCAAATACAATCCTCTCATCTTAAATGGAATAATCTAGTAATGATACCTGAAGAAAAACAACTTTTTTATTGTGATAACACTATCCATTTAACCCCTACAGAATTTAAAATTTTACAGGTTTTTTTAAGTACTCCTAATAGAGTATTTAGTTCCGATTCAATTATCGATCGACTTTGGGATATTGAGGCTACTCCAACTGAAAGTACATTAAGAACTCATATTAAATCTTTAAGAAAAAAATTAGAAGAAAAAGGAGCAGAAAAAGATTTTATAGAAACAGTGTATGGTATGGGTTATCGTTTAAAACAGATTAAAGAAAAATTGATAACTAAAACAGAAAATGAGTTTTTATTAAATGAGAAAAAACAAAAAGAAAGTAAAGAAAATGAATTGAAATCTTTAATGAAAAAAATGTGGTTAGATAACCAAAAAAGTATCGCTGAAGATTGTCAAAAATTATCTGATTATATAGAGGGTAACAATAAAGAGTTAGATATTGATCAAGCTATACGGATTGTGCATAATTTTGTTGGTTTTCTCGGTAGTCTTGGTTTTGATACTGCTAGTAAAATTTCTAAAGAAATCGAAAATCTGTTGAAAAATAATCGAGATAATTTACAAAATCAAGAAATTAAATCAACTATCATGAAGTTGTTAAATGATTTAGAAACTAATTTATTTCCGTCGGGAGAAATAGCTACTTCTGCCAATCAACAAAATCTGACTAAACATTTATTTTCTCAAGAAAAGATAGAAATTTTAGTGATTGATGAGGATATTAAACTAAGTAATAATTTAATCCTTTTTATGGATAATCCTCAAGTTAATTTTAATTTTGTCTATACGATCGAATCAGGATTAAAATACCTTAAAGAAAAACAATATAATTTAGTAATTTTAGAAACGGAGTGGAAAAAAAATTCGTCTAATCAATTAATCAAAATTTTAGATTATTTAAAGAAGAAAGAAAATAAAACAAAGACGATAATTTATAGTAAAAATGATAGTTTAGAAAATCGTTTATATTGTTCTAAATATCCTATAAGTGCCTTTTTAAATAAAAATAATTCTCTGGAAATTCTTTGGGAAAATATTAAAACTATCTTATCGAATAATCATCATATATCTGAGACTAATTATTTATATGATATTTTAATTATTGACGATGATGTTAGATTTACAGAAGTTTTAAAACAAAAATTAATTTCAAATAAATTACCTATTAATATTCAAACTATATCCGATAGTGAAACTTTTTTAGAGGAAATAACTAAAATTAAACCAGAATTAATTATTCTCGATTTACAAATGCCAAAACTAAATGGATTAGATATATGTAAAATTATCAAAAAAGATCCCTTTTTACAATCTATACCGATTATATTTTTAACAGGAAATCTGAAACCTGATATTATTAATCAATTTGTGGAAGCAGGGGCGGATGATTTTATCAGTAAATCGAAAATTGATTTAGAATTATATCCAAGAATTATGACTCATTTAAAAAGATTCAATTCCGCACAGTAA
- the cobA gene encoding uroporphyrinogen-III C-methyltransferase, giving the protein MGKVYLVGAGPGDAGLLTIKGKTLLELADVVIYDALVSEEILAMISPYAEKINAGKRRGNHSLLQCDTNQLLIEKAKDHAIVVRLKGGDPFVFGRGGEEMQDLIKEGIEVEIVPGITAGIAAPAYANIPVTHRDYSSSVTFVTGHESAGKYRPEVNWKAIAQGSETIVIYMGIHNLSYIIPQLLSAGLAEDTEIALIRWGTRPEQEELYGTLGDMLDRVEKTGFTAPAIAIIGKVVGFRQMLTEE; this is encoded by the coding sequence GTGGGTAAAGTTTATTTAGTAGGTGCAGGACCGGGTGACGCTGGATTGTTAACTATAAAGGGGAAAACTCTGTTAGAATTGGCTGATGTGGTGATTTATGATGCCTTAGTTAGTGAAGAAATTTTGGCGATGATTAGCCCTTATGCTGAAAAAATTAATGCAGGAAAACGGCGGGGTAATCATTCTCTATTGCAGTGTGACACTAATCAGTTATTGATTGAAAAAGCCAAAGATCATGCAATCGTAGTAAGATTGAAAGGTGGTGATCCTTTTGTTTTCGGACGAGGGGGGGAAGAAATGCAGGATTTGATCAAAGAGGGTATTGAAGTGGAAATCGTGCCGGGTATCACCGCAGGAATTGCTGCCCCTGCCTATGCGAATATTCCTGTTACCCACCGAGATTACAGTTCTTCGGTTACTTTTGTAACTGGTCATGAATCCGCAGGAAAATATCGCCCTGAAGTGAACTGGAAAGCCATTGCGCAAGGTTCAGAAACCATCGTAATCTATATGGGGATTCACAATTTAAGTTATATCATCCCTCAATTATTGTCAGCAGGATTAGCAGAAGATACAGAAATAGCTTTGATTCGTTGGGGTACAAGACCAGAACAGGAGGAGTTATATGGTACTCTAGGAGATATGCTCGATCGAGTAGAAAAAACTGGTTTTACTGCCCCTGCCATCGCTATTATTGGTAAAGTAGTCGGTTTTCGACAAATGCTTACGGAGGAATAG
- a CDS encoding NAD-dependent epimerase/dehydratase family protein, producing MSNIILITGSAGLIGSESVKYFAKLGLDVVGIDNKRKNK from the coding sequence ATGAGTAATATTATCTTAATCACTGGTTCAGCAGGGTTAATCGGTTCGGAATCGGTGAAATACTTTGCTAAGTTGGGTTTAGATGTGGTAGGTATTGACAATAAAAGGAAAAACAAATGA
- the pflA gene encoding pyruvate formate-lyase-activating protein: MTQSLTINHTQETNPTLQTGLIHSVESCGTVDGPGIRFVIFTQGCPLRCLYCHNPDCRHFEDGKTVSVDELVNEIEKYRSYFEYSGGGVTVTGGEPLMQPEFVKAIFEKCKKIGIHTVLDTSGYVNLNSAKPVLEYTDLVLLDIKSFDETIYHKLTNVSLEPTLIFARYLAEINKPTWIRFVLVPNLTDADHNVHGLAEFISHFKNVQKVEVLPFHKMGEYKWETLGYDYQLKDTEPPSPELITKVTNIFKSYGLTVQ, encoded by the coding sequence ATCATTAACTATTAACCATACTCAAGAAACTAATCCTACCCTACAAACTGGCTTAATTCATTCTGTCGAAAGCTGTGGCACAGTGGACGGTCCGGGTATTCGTTTTGTGATTTTTACCCAAGGATGCCCTTTAAGATGCTTATATTGTCATAACCCAGACTGTCGGCATTTTGAAGACGGAAAAACTGTTAGTGTTGACGAATTAGTCAACGAAATTGAGAAGTATCGATCGTACTTTGAGTATTCTGGTGGTGGTGTTACTGTAACGGGAGGAGAGCCATTAATGCAACCAGAATTTGTGAAAGCTATTTTTGAAAAATGTAAAAAAATAGGTATTCATACAGTTTTAGACACTTCTGGTTATGTGAATTTAAACAGTGCAAAACCCGTTTTAGAATATACTGATTTAGTGTTGTTAGATATTAAATCTTTTGATGAAACAATTTATCATAAGTTGACTAATGTTTCCCTCGAACCTACCTTGATTTTTGCTCGTTATTTAGCAGAGATAAATAAACCCACATGGATTAGATTTGTCTTAGTACCTAATTTAACAGATGCTGATCATAATGTTCATGGATTAGCTGAATTTATTTCTCATTTTAAAAATGTTCAAAAAGTAGAGGTTTTACCCTTCCATAAAATGGGAGAATATAAATGGGAAACCTTAGGCTATGATTATCAATTAAAAGATACTGAACCTCCTTCTCCTGAATTAATCACTAAAGTTACTAATATTTTTAAAAGTTATGGTTTAACCGTACAATAG
- a CDS encoding response regulator, with the protein MMNYSNDNKTIKILVIDDTKEMQELIKMSLEMINQWLVITVDSGLQGIQIAEKEDNLDLILLDYLMPEHNGELTMKKLQSIPKISQIPVIFLTAQSDEKFNWKKLGAKGVIYKPFNPLNLGDLIKKIL; encoded by the coding sequence ATGATGAACTATTCTAATGATAATAAAACTATTAAGATTTTAGTTATTGATGATACTAAAGAGATGCAAGAATTGATAAAAATGTCTTTAGAAATGATTAATCAATGGTTAGTAATTACGGTTGATTCTGGTTTACAGGGAATACAAATAGCAGAAAAAGAAGATAATTTAGATTTAATTTTATTAGATTATTTAATGCCCGAACATAACGGAGAATTGACGATGAAAAAGTTGCAATCTATACCAAAAATTTCCCAGATTCCTGTTATCTTTTTAACGGCACAATCTGACGAAAAATTTAACTGGAAAAAACTAGGGGCAAAGGGAGTTATTTATAAGCCTTTTAATCCCCTTAATTTAGGTGATTTAATCAAAAAAATATTATAA
- a CDS encoding DEAD/DEAH box helicase, with translation MTTSFASLGLSESLVNQVENLGFTTPTKIQTLAIPELILGRDVVGQSQTGTGKTAAYSLPILDRIDRTSKEVQALILAPTRELAQQVAEALKDLIGKERIYVLTVYGGQSMERQIRFLEKGAHIVVGTPGRIIDLLHRKHLKLDHLKYVVLDEADEMLSMGFIDDVKQILSTTPADRQTTCFSATMPREIKQLVNEFMTDPVSIMGEKPQDTPSRIDQVVYMVPRGWSKVKAIQPILEIEDPQTAIIFVRTKRTASEVTAKLQEAGQSVDEYHGDLSQQQRERLIQRWREGKIKVVVATDIAARGLDVSDLTHVFNYDLPDNSETYIHRIGRTGRAGKEGKAIALVEPSDRRLLRQIERRVNQAIRVEQIPNRSTVEAKRMEKLTEQIKESLAGERLASFLPLIKELHGEYEPSAIAAATLQILYDANCPAWLQQDWEIPPEASLKPNIAGKGKPSPSGRKYGSRGSGSFERKQSYSATGGGKPKRNYDRPVKVR, from the coding sequence ATGACAACTTCTTTCGCAAGTTTAGGACTTTCAGAATCTCTCGTTAATCAAGTGGAAAATCTTGGTTTTACTACTCCCACAAAGATTCAAACTTTAGCTATCCCTGAATTAATTTTAGGACGTGATGTAGTGGGACAATCACAAACTGGTACGGGTAAAACTGCCGCCTATTCTCTCCCTATCCTCGATCGAATCGATCGAACTTCAAAAGAGGTTCAAGCCCTGATTTTAGCTCCCACCAGAGAGTTAGCCCAACAGGTAGCCGAAGCCCTTAAAGATTTAATTGGTAAAGAACGTATTTATGTTTTAACCGTGTATGGTGGACAATCTATGGAGCGTCAAATTCGCTTCTTAGAAAAAGGCGCTCATATCGTGGTGGGAACTCCCGGACGTATTATCGACTTATTGCATCGCAAACATTTAAAACTAGATCATTTAAAATATGTTGTGTTGGATGAAGCTGACGAAATGTTAAGCATGGGCTTCATCGATGATGTTAAACAAATTTTATCCACTACCCCCGCCGATCGTCAAACTACTTGTTTTTCAGCAACAATGCCCCGGGAGATTAAGCAATTAGTCAACGAATTTATGACTGATCCTGTTAGTATTATGGGAGAAAAACCCCAAGATACTCCTTCTCGCATTGATCAAGTGGTGTATATGGTGCCTCGTGGTTGGTCAAAAGTCAAGGCAATTCAACCAATTTTAGAAATTGAAGACCCCCAAACTGCTATTATTTTTGTACGCACTAAACGTACCGCCTCTGAAGTAACCGCCAAATTACAAGAAGCAGGGCAAAGTGTGGACGAGTATCATGGTGATTTGAGCCAACAACAACGGGAGCGTTTAATTCAGCGTTGGCGTGAAGGTAAAATTAAGGTAGTAGTTGCCACGGACATCGCCGCTCGTGGTTTAGATGTATCGGACTTAACCCACGTTTTCAACTACGATTTACCTGATAACAGTGAGACTTATATTCACCGTATCGGGCGTACAGGAAGGGCAGGAAAAGAGGGTAAAGCCATTGCCTTAGTTGAACCTAGCGATCGTCGTTTACTACGTCAAATTGAGCGTCGTGTGAATCAAGCTATCCGTGTAGAGCAAATTCCTAATCGCTCGACAGTGGAAGCCAAACGGATGGAAAAACTCACGGAACAAATTAAGGAATCCCTCGCTGGTGAAAGATTAGCTTCTTTCTTACCTTTAATCAAAGAGTTACATGGTGAATACGAACCTAGTGCGATCGCTGCGGCAACCTTACAAATTTTGTATGATGCTAATTGCCCCGCATGGTTACAACAGGATTGGGAAATTCCCCCCGAAGCATCTTTAAAACCCAATATTGCAGGAAAAGGTAAGCCCTCCCCTTCTGGACGTAAATATGGAAGTCGTGGCAGTGGTAGTTTTGAACGGAAACAAAGCTATAGTGCAACAGGTGGCGGAAAACCTAAGCGTAATTACGATCGACCTGTCAAAGTAAGATAA
- a CDS encoding DUF3370 domain-containing protein — MLELLPLFFPVIPTAIYSQTTQKSEIVAENQLVSPLPGELNNIPVFNSNSPELVLGEGILLSTFPSDNKSDENAHLNFPFEGRFDIFAHHVSKPPTEDDKRTLYLGIIVHNPTSEPVSIDILQGASYLSQPDAPFITLPSKVEGSNIYAGPGSRVMGDILRGKRQEIFPPNIIIPAGESRMLLNLPIPIHSLTPPLNGRSSYMRLYSSGKVYVASLAMYQDTEDNPPSLSQWENLLTNASLSTPRDKAPTPPEAQGQRIYGRVAGVSQGNMWKTDLTDSPSTPLLTIPNAGEAFSYGLSTLVGGTLGTNQVQTAPLLVRYPDTAYSAHGNYSLQYSLTLPLFNPNNEAKTVNIAISTPVKQDTPGVNFLNPLPTQTFFRGLVQVKYNDDNNIPRLQYFHLVQKRGEKGENLVTVTIPPQSQKLVSVDFLYPPDATPPQILTVSTQ; from the coding sequence ATGCTAGAATTATTACCGCTTTTTTTTCCTGTTATTCCCACTGCTATTTATAGTCAAACTACCCAAAAGAGCGAAATTGTCGCCGAAAATCAATTAGTTAGCCCGTTACCCGGAGAATTAAACAACATACCCGTGTTCAACAGTAATAGCCCAGAATTAGTATTAGGAGAAGGAATATTACTCTCTACCTTTCCTTCCGATAACAAAAGCGATGAAAACGCCCATTTAAACTTTCCCTTTGAAGGAAGATTCGATATTTTTGCTCACCATGTTTCTAAACCACCAACGGAAGACGACAAAAGAACTTTATACTTAGGCATCATCGTTCATAATCCCACCTCTGAACCAGTCTCGATCGACATTTTACAGGGAGCAAGTTATTTAAGTCAACCCGATGCACCTTTTATCACCCTTCCCTCCAAAGTAGAAGGAAGTAACATTTATGCAGGACCGGGTAGTAGAGTTATGGGAGATATTTTACGAGGAAAACGTCAAGAAATCTTCCCTCCCAACATCATAATTCCAGCAGGGGAAAGTCGAATGTTATTAAATCTCCCCATTCCCATACATTCTCTTACCCCCCCTCTTAACGGTCGATCGAGCTATATGAGATTATATAGTAGTGGTAAAGTCTATGTAGCCAGTCTCGCCATGTATCAAGACACCGAAGACAACCCTCCAAGCCTTTCTCAATGGGAAAACTTATTAACCAACGCTTCCCTATCCACTCCCAGAGACAAAGCGCCCACTCCTCCTGAAGCCCAAGGGCAAAGAATCTATGGTAGAGTTGCAGGAGTATCTCAAGGGAATATGTGGAAAACCGACTTAACCGACTCCCCTTCAACCCCCTTATTAACTATTCCCAATGCTGGAGAAGCCTTTTCCTATGGTTTAAGTACCCTTGTTGGTGGTACACTGGGAACAAATCAAGTACAAACTGCTCCCCTTTTAGTAAGATACCCCGATACTGCCTACAGTGCCCACGGTAACTATAGCTTACAGTATAGCCTCACTTTACCCTTATTTAACCCCAATAACGAAGCCAAAACCGTTAATATTGCCATTTCAACCCCCGTCAAACAAGACACCCCCGGAGTTAACTTTTTAAATCCCCTACCCACCCAAACCTTTTTTCGAGGTTTAGTACAGGTAAAATATAACGATGATAATAATATTCCCCGTTTACAATACTTTCATTTAGTGCAAAAAAGAGGCGAAAAAGGCGAAAATTTAGTTACCGTAACCATCCCCCCCCAAAGTCAAAAATTAGTCTCCGTTGATTTTCTCTATCCTCCCGATGCCACACCTCCGCAAATTTTAACCGTATCCACTCAATAA
- a CDS encoding thiamine phosphate synthase, whose protein sequence is MVNQQTAIYRILDANLDRAREGLRIIEEWCRFGLNDKDTASNCKQMRQELGSWHSPQLRTARDTPNDVGTDLTHPQEEERESLDDLLQANLCRVQEALRVLEEYAKLYDGEFAAAMKQMRYQVYTLESNLFGQSRFKLLAQCSLYLVTSPVDNFFTVVESALKGGLKILQYRHKDQDDLVKLKEAYKLKQLCNNYGALFIVNDRIDLAMAVNADGVHLGQTDCPVGLARQLLGSGKIIGKSTTNPQEMAKAISDGADYIGVGPVYETPTKAGKKPAGLEYVRYAQNNATIPWFAIGGIDSNNIRDVIKAGAKRIAVVREIMKAENPTETTKTLLKNF, encoded by the coding sequence ATGGTGAATCAACAAACAGCAATTTATCGTATATTAGACGCAAATCTCGATCGAGCCAGAGAAGGCTTAAGAATTATCGAAGAATGGTGTCGTTTCGGCTTAAATGACAAAGACACTGCCAGTAATTGTAAACAAATGCGTCAAGAATTAGGCAGTTGGCATTCCCCCCAATTACGCACCGCCAGAGATACCCCCAATGATGTCGGTACAGATTTAACCCACCCCCAAGAAGAAGAAAGAGAAAGTTTAGACGACTTATTACAAGCGAATTTGTGTCGAGTACAAGAAGCATTGAGAGTATTAGAAGAATACGCTAAATTGTACGATGGAGAATTTGCCGCCGCCATGAAACAAATGCGATACCAAGTCTATACCCTCGAAAGTAATCTATTCGGGCAATCTCGTTTTAAATTATTGGCACAATGTTCATTATATTTAGTCACTTCTCCTGTGGATAACTTTTTCACCGTGGTAGAATCTGCTCTCAAAGGAGGGTTAAAAATATTACAATATCGTCACAAAGATCAAGATGACTTAGTCAAACTCAAAGAAGCCTATAAATTAAAACAATTATGTAATAATTATGGTGCTTTATTCATAGTGAACGATCGCATTGACTTAGCTATGGCGGTTAACGCCGATGGAGTACACTTAGGACAAACAGACTGCCCCGTTGGTTTAGCCCGTCAACTCCTCGGATCGGGTAAAATTATTGGTAAATCCACCACTAATCCCCAAGAAATGGCAAAAGCTATCAGTGATGGTGCAGATTATATCGGAGTTGGACCCGTTTATGAAACCCCCACCAAAGCAGGAAAAAAACCAGCAGGGCTAGAATATGTACGCTATGCGCAAAACAACGCTACAATTCCTTGGTTTGCCATTGGCGGTATCGACAGTAATAATATCAGAGATGTCATCAAAGCAGGAGCGAAAAGAATCGCTGTTGTCAGGGAAATTATGAAAGCTGAAAACCCTACAGAAACCACTAAAACCCTCCTGAAAAACTTTTAA